The Anopheles marshallii chromosome X, idAnoMarsDA_429_01, whole genome shotgun sequence genome includes a window with the following:
- the LOC128714444 gene encoding cytochrome P450 4d2-like, with amino-acid sequence MLLFVFLVTVALWGVLRIYQERQRLWKIASHFNSPKPHWLLGLLPMFPANDIPGIFETMVKMHEQYGQDLFNWGLLNDHMIIVTSATNVEKVVMAKKTQKSQMYDFIELWLGKGLLISSGEKWFHRRKIITPTFHFKILENFATVFNREVEILVKKLAQHADTGREFDIYEPVSLYALDSICETSMGVEINAQHNPENQYVRDVKRMSELVLLRIFHVLSSFPQLYWYTMPNAWEQRKLIGRLHAFTDSVIQKRRQQLLTAGQGGQVSETEEEDSLVGDKQRKTFLDLLLNVTVEGHPLSDADIREEVDTFMFEGHDTTTSGIAFTFYQLAKHPEIQEKLYQEMQDVLGADFRTVPLTYSTLQNFPYLDMVVKESLRLLPPVSFIGRRLVEDIEMNGVTIPAGTDFTIPIYVIHRNPAIYPDPERFDPERFSDESTQRRGPYDYIPFSIGSRNCIGQRYALMEMKITIVKMVAHYRILPGESMPQVRLKTDLVLRPDKGIPIKLQRRS; translated from the coding sequence ATGCTGCTGTTCGTGTTTCTCGTGACGGTGGCCCTGTGGGGTGTGCTGCGGATATACCAGGAACGACAGCGGCTGTGGAAAATTGCTTCCCATTTCAACAGTCCCAAACCGCACTGGCTGCTCGGACTACTGCCGATGTTTCCGGCGAACGACATACCCGGCATCTTCGAGACGATGGTCAAGATGCACGAGCAGTACGGGCAGGATCTCTTCAACTGGGGCCTGCTGAACGACCACATGATCATCGTCACCAGTGCGACCAACGTCGAAAAGGTGGTGATGGCGAAGAAAACGCAAAAGTCCCAAATGTACGACTTTATCGAGCTCTGGCTGGGGAAGGGTCTGCTCATCTCGAGCGGCGAGAAGTGGTTCCATCGGCGCAAGATTATCACGCCCACGTTCCACTTCAAGATACTGGAAAACTTTGCCACCGTGTTCAACCGGGAGGTGGAGATACTGGTGAAGAAGTTAGCCCAGCACGCCGACACTGGTCGGGAGTTTGACATCTACGAGCCGGTCTCGCTGTACGCGCTGGACAGCATCTGCGAGACGTCGATGGGGGTGGAAATCAATGCGCAGCATAATCCGGAGAACCAGTACGTGCGTGATGTGAAGCGCATGAGCGAgttggtgctgctgcgcaTCTTCCACGTACTGTCTTCCTTCCCGCAACTCTACTGGTACACGATGCCGAATGCTTGGGAGCAGCGGAAGCTGATTGGCCGGCTGCATGCCTTCACCGACTCTGTGATTCAAAAGCGCCGCCAGCAGTTGCTAACTGCGGGGCAAGGTGGGCAGGTGTCTGAGACGGAGGAGGAAGATAGTTTGGTTGGTGACAAGCAGCGGAAGACCTTCCTGGATCTGTTGCTAAACGTCACCGTCGAGGGACACCCACTATCAGATGCAGATATACGTGAAGAGGTAGATACCTTCATGTTTGAAGGTCATGACACCACCACCTCCGGGATAGCGTTCACCTTCTATCAACTTGCCAAACACCCGGAGATCCAGGAGAAGCTCTATCAAGAGATGCAAGATGTACTTGGGGCGGATTTCCGCACTGTTCCCCTCACGTACAGCACGCTCCAGAACTTCCCCTATCTGGACATGGTGGTGAAGGAGTCGCTACGTCTACTACCGCCCGTTTCATTCATCGGACGTCGACTGGTAGAGGACATCGAGATGAATGGCGTAACGATTCCGGCCGGAACGGACTTCACCATCCCCATCTACGTTATTCACCGGAACCCGGCCATCTACCCCGACCCGGAACGTTTCGATCCGGAGCGCTTTTCGGACGAGAGCACACAGCGCCGCGGTCCGTACGACTACATCCCGTTCAGCATCGGTTCGCGGAATTGCATCGGTCAGCGATATGCGCTGATGGAGATGAAGATCACCATCGTCAAGATGGTGGCACACTACCGCATCCTGCCGGGGGAGAGTATGCCACAGGTGCGCCTGAAGACGGATCTGGTGTTGCGTCCGGATAAGGGTATTCCAATCAAACTCCAGCGAAGATCATAA
- the LOC128714422 gene encoding uncharacterized protein LOC128714422 has translation MLSYMLPVEEKSPSAAAAAATRNLSLNLTTTTAGTATGGVSGVVGGAVSTGGAAGATIVRECNAGSGSGPTTASTSSVAQVRSIIKPTIKHGATHRYQLIGGGSDSKPHGAGGGGAGGSADSRQARGWQDEPDGEADLCDESTNLLSAGAEDEDDDDREPAGDRSRRVGPVKSDKNFNNLILVTNGRHTKPTNGNHAGPTPKLASVLKPTNGVGGSGPVRPGSSNSGVAHINSGGAYYNGYIAVSGENDDEHHRLLVSANNLRNTSGEPRQEWNSHSRNGEGPGGPATTDPPRSSSTFTSTVRTNGNCRTMNSLNGNLMGSEAAPPVVAPLPLEPSDIGSGTADASLGSDSDSATGAGGSGSATTAGGGKKVKLNKLGGNKNVTLKRVSFGSSKGSMVETLVFETPTPLPEHAEREFFQSPAVLAGAGHTTVYSGGSGPHHHYPATGLAGMHHPHHHPHHHHHHHQYHPQYSGGYHPLDGGTGTAGPHDDSGIELQEEVERSKVRVSFFQSSKPQSISPPESLHLYGGQSLIHFGGGGTGGGGYDNNNSPLDTYITSAALNQQYDSLTSHQQPHAHFHPDHRDPNMAAVYGGTNVPPTVFNRQMSTESGWDNPFRPGGDLSREADEIVNLIKGGKPITPTGDQSLVNGSTPKDSHITDDPDTTVVDGAITKHESSQLQAAHQNGTKSPHKSTGTGATGSPALGAKNGTTTGADGSTVNSSTTPISNQVIPGPQSASHVVIDEKKKKKCTCCVIQ, from the exons ATGCTCTCCTACATGCTGCCAGTCGAGGAAAAATCGCCATCCGCagcggctgcagcagcaacgcgTAATCTAAGCCTCAACCTGACCACAACAACCGCGGGTACCGCAACCGGTGGTGTGAGTGGTGTTGTCGGTGGTGCCGTATCTAccggtggtgctgctggtgctacGATCGTGCGCGAGTGTAACGCTGGTTCCGGCTCCGGCCCAACCACCGCGAGTACGTCCAGCGTCGCCCAGGTGCGGTCCATCATCAAGCCAACAATCAAACACGGTGCAACACATCGCTATCAGCTGATCGGTGGTGGATCGGATAGCAAACCGcacggtgctggtggtggtggagccGGTGGTAGTGCGGATAGCCGCCAGGCGCGTGGCTGGCAGGACGAACCGGACGGTGAGGCGGACCTGTGCGACGAAAGCACCAACCTGCTGTCGGCCGGTGCCGAGgacgaggacgacgacgaTCGGGAACCAGCCGGCGATCGGTCGCGGCGCGTCGGCCCGGTGAAGAGTGACAAGAACTTCAACAATCTCATCCTGGTGACGAACGGTCGGCATACGAAACCGACCAACGGTAACCATGCGGGCCCAACACCGAAGCTGGCCAGTGTACTGAAACCGACGAACGGTGTCGGTGGGTCCGGTCCGGTACGGccgggcagcagcaacagtggaGTCGCCCACATCAACAGCGGCGGTGCCTACTACAATGGCTACATAGCCGTCAGTGGCGAAAACGACGATGAGCACCATCGGCTGCTGGTCAGTGCGAACAATCTGCGTAATACGAGCGGCGAACCGCGCCAGGAGTGGAACAGCCACAGCCGAAACGGTGAGGGTCCGGGCGGACCGGCCACCACCGATCCACCGCGGTCATCTTCCACCTTTACCAGCACCGTGCGCACCAACGGCAACTGCCGCACGATGAACAGTCTGAACGGGAACCTGATGGGGTCGGAGGCAGCCCCGCCGGTGGTGGCCCCGTTACCGCTGGAACCGTCCGACATTGGGAGCGGTACGGCGGACGCCTCCCTCGGCAGTGATTCGGACTCGGCAACCGGGGCCGGCGGGTCCGGTTCGGCCACCACAGCCGGTGGCGGCAAGAAGGTGAAACTGAACAAGCTTGGCGGTAACAAGAACGTCACACTCAAAAG AGTATCGTTCGGCTCGTCCAAGGGTTCGATGGTGGAAACGCTCGTGTTCGAGACGCCAACACCGCTGCCGGAGCATGCCGAGCGGGAGTTCTTTCAATCGCCGGCCGTGCTGGCCGGTGCAGGACACACGACCGTGTACAGCGGTGGCAGTGGTCCACATCATCACTATCCGGCGACGGGGCTGGCCGGGATGCACCATCCGCATCACCACccgcatcaccatcaccaccatcatcagtaCCATCCGCAGTATTCCGGAGGCTACCATCCGCTGGACGGTGGAACGGGCACGGCCGGACCGCACGACGACAGCGGTATCGAGCTGCAGGAAGA AGTAGAGCGCTCGAAGGTGCGTGTATCGTTCTTCCAGAGCAGCAAACCGCAATCAATCAGTCCGCCGGAGTCGCTACACCTGTACGGTGGGCAAAGTTTGATTCATTTCGGCGGCGGCGGCACCGGTGGCGGCGGCTATGATAACAACAACTCACCGCTAGACACCTACATCACCTCGGCAGCACTCAACCAGCAGTACGATTCGCTGACCAGCCATCAACAGCCGCACGCACACTTTCATCCGGACCACCGGGATCCCAACATGGCGGCTGTCTACGGAGGTACCAATGTGCCGCCGACGGTGTTTAACCGACAGATGAG CACCGAGTCCGGCTGGGACAATCCATTCAGACCGGGCGGTGACCTATCGCGGGAAGCAGATGAAATAGTCAATCTGATCAAAG GTGGCAAACCGATCACACCTACCGGCGACCAAAGTTTAGTGAACGGCAGTACTCCTAAGGATAGTCACATCACCGACGACCCAGACACGACGGTTGTAGACGGTGCGATAACAAAGCACGAG tCCTCGCAGCTGCAAGCGGCCCATCAGAATGGCACCAAATCGCCCCACAAATCGACCGGCACCGGTGCTACCGGGTCGCCTGCGCTGGGTGCGAAAAATGGAACCACCACCGGAGCGGATGGCAGTACGGTGAACAGCAGCACGACACCGATCAGCAATCAGGTGATACCGGGCCCACAGTCCGCATCGCACGTCGTGATcgacgagaagaaaaagaaa
- the LOC128714433 gene encoding cytochrome P450 4d2-like: MSAALFLLVMLIVYGVTQAYRKRRQLHRIATHFSYAEPHWLLGNVMEYPANDIPGIFETMVKLHEQYGQDLFNWGLLNDHMIIVSSATNVEKVVMAKKTEKSSVYNFIELWLGQGLLISSGEKWFHRRKIITPTFHFKILESFVSVFNQEAEILIEKLRQHANTGREFDIYEPISLYALDSICVTSMGVEIDAQRHPENQYVRDVKRMSELILLRIFHVLSSFPKTYWYTMPNAWEQRKLIRRLHAFTDSVIQKRRQQLVEKEYSVAEVQQAREDESLYTKRKETLLDLLLNVRVDGNALSDLDIREEVDTFMFEGHDTTTSGIAFTFYQLAKHPEIQEKLYQEIQDVLGADFRTVPLTYSTLQNFPYLDMVVKESLRLLPPVSFIGRRLVEDIEMNGVTIPAGTDFTIPIYVIHRNPAIYPDPERFDPERFSDESTQRRGPYDYIPFSVGSRNCIGQRYALLEMKVSIVRMVSFYRILPGDTMHEIRLKTDLVLRPDKTIPIKLVARP, translated from the coding sequence ATGTCGGCTGCATTATTTCTGCTTGTCATGCTGATTGTGTACGGTGTGACGCAAGCCTACCGAAAACGACGCCAGCTGCATCGAATAGCGACGCACTTCAGCTACGCAGAACCGCACTGGCTGCTCGGTAATGTGATGGAATATCCGGCGAACGACATACCCGGCATCTTCGAGACGATGGTCAAGCTGCACGAGCAGTACGGGCAGGACCTCTTCAACTGGGGCCTGCTGAACGACCACATGATCATCGTCAGCAGTGCGACCAACGTCGAAAAGGTGGTCATGGCGAAGAAGACCGAAAAATCCTCCGTGTATAACTTCATCGAGCTATGGCTAGGGCAGGGCCTGCTCATCTCGAGCGGCGAGAAGTGGTTCCATCGGCGGAAAATTATCACGCCCACGTTCCACTTCAAGATACTGGAAAGTTTCGTGAGCGTGTTCAACCAGGAGGCGGAGATACTGATCGAGAAGTTACGCCAGCACGCCAACACTGGACGGGAGTTTGACATCTACGAGCCGATCTCGCTGTACGCGCTGGACAGCATCTGCGTAACGTCCATGGGGGTTGAGATCGACGCGCAACGCCATCCGGAGAACCAGTACGTGCGTGATGTGAAGCGCATGAGTGAACTGATACTGCTAAGAATTTTTCACGTGCTGTCTTCCTTCCCAAAAACCTACTGGTACACGATGCCGAATGCTTGGGAGCAGCGGAAGTTGATACGGCGACTCCATGCCTTCACCGACTCTGTGATTCAAAAGCGTCGTCAACAGTTGGTGGAGAAAGAGTACAGTGTTGCTGAGGTTCAACAAGCGCGGGAGGACGAAAGCCTCTACACTAAGCGTAAGGAAACGTTGCTGGATCTGCTGTTAAACGTCAGAGTTGACGGTAATGCTCTAAGTGATCTGGACATACGTGAAGAGGTAGATACCTTCATGTTTGAGGGGCATGACACAACTACCTCCGGAATAGCGTTCACCTTCTATCAACTTGCCAAACATCCGGAGATCCAGGAGAAGCTCTATCAAGAGATCCAAGATGTACTTGGGGCGGATTTCCGCACTGTTCCCCTCACGTACAGCACGCTCCAGAACTTCCCCTATCTGGACATGGTGGTGAAGGAGTCGCTACGTCTACTTCCGCCCGTTTCATTCATCGGTCGTCGACTGGTCGAGGACATCGAGATGAATGGCGTTACGATTCCGGCCGGAACTGACTTCACCATCCCCATCTACGTTATTCACCGGAACCCGGCCATCTACCCCGACCCGGAACGTTTCGATCCGGAGCGCTTTTCCGACGAGAGCACACAGCGCCGCGGTCCGTACGACTACATCCCGTTCAGCGTCGGTTCGCGGAATTGCATCGGCCAGCGATATGCGCTGTTGGAGATGAAGGTATCCATCGTACGTATGGTTTCCTTCTACCGCATATTGCCCGGTGACACCATGCACGAGATCCGTCTCAAGACGGACCTGGTACTGCGACCGGACAAAACAATCCCTATAAAGCTCGTAGCGCGTCCCTGA